The segment CGTGTCTGTACGCACATTGCGGATTTGGAGCGTGGCCGGCTGACGCTCTTTGCGGGCAACTACTCCAACTTTGTCCAGCAAAAGGAGTTGAGAAAGCAGCAGGATTTGGAGCGATATGAACGAGAGCAAGCGGAGATTGCGCGTCTGGAGCTCTTTTTTGAACAGTGGAAGAACACGCCCTCCAAACGATCGCAGGCTGTGATGCGAAAGCGGTGGGCGGAGCGGATCAAGAAGACGGCGATCGAGAAGCCGCCCGGAGCGCAGAAGAGCATGGCTGGCGCGGTGAAAAGCATTGCGCGATCGGCGACAGAGGTCGTTCGGACTGACGACCTTGGAATGGCGTTTGGAAACCGCGCGCTGTTTAGCGGGCTGAGCTTTCGACTGGAGCGGGGAGAGAAGCTGGGCGTGATCGGCCCGAACGGAGCGGGAAAGACGACGCTGATCAAGATTCTGCTTGGTGAGATCGAGCCGACCTCGGGGCGCGTCAAGATAGGCGGCGGCGTATCGATCGGCTACTATGCGCAAGAGGCTTCCGGCTTGGATTTCGAGGCGACCGTGCTGGAAAACATGTTGGATGCGGCGCCCATGCGGGCGGAGGAGGCCAGAAATCACTTAGGGCGCTTTCTGTTTTCTGGCGAGGATGCGTTCAAACCTGTCTCAGCGCTGTCCGGCGGAGAGAAGAACAAACTGGCGCTGGCGCAATTGACCTATGCAAGCCCAAATCTCCTGATCCTGGACGAACCGACGAACCACTTGGACGCCGAATCGCGGGAGGCGCTGAAGGAGATGCTAATTGTCTACCCAGGCACCGTGATCCTTATCTCGCACGATCGTTATCTGTTGGATCAGGTTACACAGGCGACCCTGGCGATCGAGGATGGAAACGCCGAACTCTATCCCGCACCCTATTCTGAATACAAGGCCCGAGCCAGGCCGGTGGAGAGGCCGCAAGTCGCGAGGGCTACAGATGGATTGAACTTTAAGCAGTTGGCAAAGGAGCGATCGCGAGCGTTGACTGCAGTCGAGAAGGCCGAGAAGCGCGTGGCGGAGATCGAAGATCGCTTGAGGGCGTGCGAGCGGGCATTGGCCAATCCTCAACCGGGGGACAGCCTCTATGAACTGACGCTAAGGCACGGAAAGATCACCGATGAGCTTCAGGCGGCGATTGGCGACTGGGAAACGGCTGTGAAGCATGCCGAAGACATAGGGGCCAATTAACCGCCTTCCTTTTCTCGCAGGATGATGAGCTGTCTCGTGATCGTGTCGAGCTTATCGTAGAAGGCTTTGATCTCAGCGTATTGGGCGGCCGGCGCTTGGTACCGTTTGTAGGCGGAAGAGCGCGCGATCGTAACCGTGCGGCCTTCGGTCGTCACTTCGTAGCGATAATCGATGAAGTCGTTGTTGACCTGGTGGCTTTTCGGCATGTCGAGGACTTCGAATCCTTCCGGCAGTTCGATGGTAATGACTGTGAGGGAGGGGTTGCTCTTTCTGAATACGATCGGAAACTTTCGAGTTTCTTTGGTAAAAGGGTTGGTCGATGCCCTAGAAATGGATTGGTCCATGCCGGGATAGATGAGCATGACATCGGCCACTTTCAGCGCCCACTCTGGCGCATCGATGGCGAACAGTTCTTCGAACGGTTTGCCTAAAGCCTTGGGGTCTGAGAACGAGTGCTCGGCGACGGTCGCGCCTGCGGCGATGCGATTGGCTTGGGCTCGAAGCCCTTCTTCCATCGACCTGGGCGTGGCCATCGAATAGGCCGCTCGTTTCATGGCGGACGTTGAGCCAAAGTCGACGGTGCGTTGTCGGAGATGGGCCGTGCCGTCCTTCTCCAATTTGATGGAGAGGTGGTTCTCTGCGACGTATTGGCTCGGTCGTTCGGTCGCAACCTTTGCCCATTCGTTCTTCGCGCCGATCCGAACGACGGTCGCGCCATAAACGTCGATCGGGAGTTCTTCTAGGCCGGCGAAGCGCAGAAACGGATTGATCGCGTAGCTTTTGCCGCTGATGACAGCCTCGGTCCACACCGATGCGAACCAGTCTGGCGAGGGCGGGCGTTCTGTCAGGGGTCTTTCTGGCTCGCCGAACGGCTCCATGATAAACAGATTGGCCTCGATTCCGGCCTCTTTTAGCATGGCTCGCAACAGTACAGCCGCATCGAGTTCGCTCGCATAGCCCAATTGAAGGAGTTTGTCCGCGGGCATCGGTTCAAAGTC is part of the Armatimonadota bacterium genome and harbors:
- a CDS encoding DUF3857 domain-containing protein, with the translated sequence MKSILSICLALSVGYAQVADPSIVKDLNQKPLDDQTKALLKKAPQSKDYPELSTFLLLAYARIEIKTDGTVSIIHRNIEKLMRESSEEGLGELSMSYTPGKEKVRLISARMLTPDGRSYNVAPNRVFDRSHESDYPAYPQSRTIDCSLPEVRAGYFRDFEYELTTLKPIMPGYYHTRLTMKNMLPCLQDVMEVVVPKDYPLLIKPYNGATVPSPTTLPGNRLLYRWDVSYMEHIEAEPFMPSEEQLYPYVVVTRKMEWQELFDWFGKKLNRDYPLPERAKQAIAAAKAAHNTPEQIALALRDWIAESLHAASALPTQIDFEPMPADKLLQLGYASELDAAVLLRAMLKEAGIEANLFIMEPFGEPERPLTERPPSPDWFASVWTEAVISGKSYAINPFLRFAGLEELPIDVYGATVVRIGAKNEWAKVATERPSQYVAENHLSIKLEKDGTAHLRQRTVDFGSTSAMKRAAYSMATPRSMEEGLRAQANRIAAGATVAEHSFSDPKALGKPFEELFAIDAPEWALKVADVMLIYPGMDQSISRASTNPFTKETRKFPIVFRKSNPSLTVITIELPEGFEVLDMPKSHQVNNDFIDYRYEVTTEGRTVTIARSSAYKRYQAPAAQYAEIKAFYDKLDTITRQLIILREKEGG
- a CDS encoding ATP-binding cassette domain-containing protein, producing the protein MSLLTVRGLEIAFGVDVLFSDVSFTVGRRQKIGLVGRNGCGKTTLLRIVCGLTEPDRGRVEIHGRTELGYLRQEPNMGKDRTVREEAENAFQHILDLEQRMAKAAERMASSDEAVEEYGALRERFDAMGGYDALRDIPTALRMLGFSLEDQGKRVSMLSGGEKTRLGLAKLLLNGPDLMILDEPTNHLDLKATEWLEGYLKGFGGGLIVVSHDRYFLDRVCTHIADLERGRLTLFAGNYSNFVQQKELRKQQDLERYEREQAEIARLELFFEQWKNTPSKRSQAVMRKRWAERIKKTAIEKPPGAQKSMAGAVKSIARSATEVVRTDDLGMAFGNRALFSGLSFRLERGEKLGVIGPNGAGKTTLIKILLGEIEPTSGRVKIGGGVSIGYYAQEASGLDFEATVLENMLDAAPMRAEEARNHLGRFLFSGEDAFKPVSALSGGEKNKLALAQLTYASPNLLILDEPTNHLDAESREALKEMLIVYPGTVILISHDRYLLDQVTQATLAIEDGNAELYPAPYSEYKARARPVERPQVARATDGLNFKQLAKERSRALTAVEKAEKRVAEIEDRLRACERALANPQPGDSLYELTLRHGKITDELQAAIGDWETAVKHAEDIGAN